The DNA sequence CCGTCATGCTCAGCTTGTCGCTGCCCAGCGGTGCTTCGGCGGCGTGTACTGCTTCCACCACTTCGGCATACTGGGCGGCATAGGCGGCATCCTGGTAATCGGTCAGCAAGGCCACGCTGCGCTTGATCCATTGCTCCAGCGAGAGCGGCATGTGCAACACCACCGGCTGCGCCGGCACAGCGATATTTTCCACCTTCAGCAGATCGACCGCAGCCCGCCGCCCCCAGCCGAAGGCGCTCTGGTTGGCCTGCACCGCCACGCCATTGAGTTCGATGGCACGCAGCAGTGCGGCTTCGGTCAGCGGCAATTCACCGCGCTGCCAGGCATAGCCCAGCATGAAGAGATTGGTGGCGATGGCATCCCCCATGAGCGCCGTGGCCAGGCGTGTGGCGTCGATGAAGTCGGCCTGCTGGCCCACCGATTCGATGATCAGGGCCTTGACCTCCTCCAGGGGGAACTGCCAGTCCGGGTTGCGTGCGAATTGGCCCGGGGGTTGCTGGTGCAGGTTCACCACGGCGCGGGTGCGACCGGGGCGCATCTTGGAGATGGCATCGAAGGCGCCTGCGGTGAGCATGTCGCAGCCCAGCACCAGGTCGGCTTCGCCGGTGGCGATGCGCTGCGCGCCAATGGCCTCGCGCCGGGCGGCGATGCGCACGTGCGAGGTCACCGAGCCATTCTTTTGCGACATGCCGGTCATGTCCAGCACCGAGACGCCCTTGCCTTCCAGGTGTGCGGCCATGCCCATCAAGGCGCCGATGGTGATGACCCCGGTGCCGCCGATGCCGTTGATGAGGATGTTGAAGGGCGTGTCGCAGGAGGGCAGGACCGGCTGCGGCAGTGGGCCGAAATCATACTCGGCGCCCTGCCTGGTGGTGCCGGTGCGCGACTTCTTGAGCTTGCCGCCGGTGACCGTCACGAAGCTGGGACAGAAGCCTTTCACACAGGAATAATCCTTGTTGCAAGAGGATTGATCGATGACGCGCTTGCGGCCCAGCTCGGTTTCCAGCGGCAGGATAGCGGTGCAGTTCGATTGCGTGCCGCAATCGCCGCAGCCTTCGCAGACGGCGGAGTTGATGAAGAGACGTTCATCGGGATCGGGCAATTGTCCCTTCTTGCGACGCCGACGCTTTTCCGCCGCGCAGGTCTGGTCATAAATAATGACGCTCACGCCCGGCCACTCGCGCAGTTCGCGCTGGACCGCATCCATCTGCTGACGATCATGCACGCTCACGATGGACGGCAACTGGGTGCGCTCGGCATAGCGCGCGATGTCTTCGGACACCAGGGCGATACGCTGCACGCCTTCGGCCGCCATCTGCTGCGCAATCATCGGCACCGAGATCGTACCGTCGACCGGCTGGCCTCCGGTCATGGCCACCGCATCGTTGTAGAGGATCTTGTAGGTGATATTGACCTTGGCCGCCACGGCGGCGCGAATGGCGAGGTAACCGGAATGGAAATAGGTGCCATCGCCCAGGTTGGCAAACACGTGCGGCACCTTGGAAAAAGGCGCCTGCCCGATCCAGGGCGCACCCTCGCCGCCCATGTGGGTGGTCAGCTTGTTGAATTCGGGATAGATGGCGGTAGCCATGACGTGACAGCCGATGCCGGCCAGCGCAAAGCTGCCCTCGGGCACGCGGGTGGAGGTATTGTGCGGGCAGCCCGAGCAATAGTAGGCCGGGCGCGGCGGCGTATTGACCGCCTTGGTGAGCACCGCATCCTTGGCATCGAGAAAGGCCAGGCGCGCCTTGATGAGGTCGCTGGTATGAAAGCGCGCGATGCGCGCAGCGATCACGCGGGCGATCTGGGCCACCGAGAAATCGGCCTTGGAAGTGAGCAGCCACTCGCCGCGCGGGGCCACCCATTCCCCCTTTTCATCGAACTTGCCGATCACGCGCGGACGCACGTCGTCGCGCCAGTTGTAAAGCTGTTCCTTCAACTGGTATTCGACCATCTGGCGTTTTTCTTCCACCACCAGGATTTCATCCAGGCCTTGCGCAAATTCGCGCACGCCTTCCGGTTCCAGCGGCCAGGGCATGGAGACCTTGAACAGCCGCAAGCCGATCTCGGCGGCAAAGGCTTCATCGATGCCCAGCTCGGACAGCGCTTCCAACACGTCGAGATAGGATTTGCCAGAAGCGATGATGCCCAGCCGCGCACGGGGACTGTCGATCATCACGCGATTGAGCTGGTTGGCACGCGCATAGGCCAGCGCGGCATAGATCTTGTAGTCCTGCATCAGCGCTTCCTGCTTGCGCGCCTGTACGCCCAGGGTGTCGGTGGACAGGCGCGCATTCAAGCCGCCCGGGGGCATGACGAAATCGGTCGGCAAGCGGATCTCGACCCGCAACGGATTGGCATCCACCGAAGCACTCGACTCGACCGTATCGGCCAGCGCCTTGAAGCCAACCACGCAACCGGAGTAACGCGACATGGCCCAACCATGCAGCCCCAGGTCCAGGTATTCCTGGACGTTGCAGGGATAGAGCATGGGGATCATCGAGGCCGAGAAGATGTGATCGGACTGGTGCGGCAGCGTCGAGGAATAGGCGCCATGATCGTCTCCAGCCACCAGCAGCACGCCGCCGTGGGCCGAGGTGCCGGCATGGTTCATGTGCTTGAGCACATCGCCGCAGCGGTCCACGCCCGGCCCCTTGCCATACCACATGGCATAGACGCCGTCGTAGTCGGAGGGCCCGATCAGTTTGATCTGCTGCGTGCCCCAGACGGCCGTGGCGGCCATGTCTTCGTTCACGCCCGGCTGGAACTTCACGCGCTGCGCGGCCAGGTGCGGCTGGGCCTGCCACAGTGCTTCATCCAGCCCGCCCAGGGGCGAGCCGCGATAGCCCGAAATGAAACCGGCTGTATTCAGGCCCGCGGCGCGGTCACGGATCTGCTGCAACATGGGCAGGCGCACCAGGGCCTGGATGCCGGAGAGATAGATGCTGCCTGCGGTAGCGGTGTATTTGTCGTCCAGACTGACAGGCGCCAGCCCGGAAGTGTCAGCAACTGTATCGGTAGAGTGTGCGCAGACGGTAGGCAAGCCGTCTGTCGCGGGGGAACCGGGTGTCTGCTGTGACTGTGATACCTCTTGCAGGACCGGCCAGTGAGCGCTCACTTGGGTCGCAGCCTGTGCGCAGTTGCGATCGCCCTCTACGGTAGGCGTCGCCGCTGCGGCAGGCTCAGCTGCCGAACGGATGTGCATTGCTTGTCTCCAAAATTTTTGTTTCAGATAGCGTCTGCCATTACTGCGCCGGGTACGGCACATCACTGCCAGACACATCGACCGTGGTAGCGGTCAACACAACAATCTCCGTCTCGAAAACTGCTGTGACTGAAGTCTATCCGCAGGGCGCGAAGAGGCACAAATACCGAATGAGGATAGGGATATAAGAAAAAACGATGACCGATCAAACAGCATTGCCGGAAGGCAATGAAACGTTTGCCTGCCGTAGGCATATTTTTCATCTGCCTGACAGCAAGAGGCGTTATGCTTGCGCACACTGCCTGCAATGGCCGTTCTGACCGGGCCAGGCAGTCCTCTTACAACCTATCTCGCCCCCCCCCTCGACAGCCATGACCAAC is a window from the Herbaspirillum rubrisubalbicans genome containing:
- a CDS encoding indolepyruvate ferredoxin oxidoreductase family protein, with product MPTVCAHSTDTVADTSGLAPVSLDDKYTATAGSIYLSGIQALVRLPMLQQIRDRAAGLNTAGFISGYRGSPLGGLDEALWQAQPHLAAQRVKFQPGVNEDMAATAVWGTQQIKLIGPSDYDGVYAMWYGKGPGVDRCGDVLKHMNHAGTSAHGGVLLVAGDDHGAYSSTLPHQSDHIFSASMIPMLYPCNVQEYLDLGLHGWAMSRYSGCVVGFKALADTVESSASVDANPLRVEIRLPTDFVMPPGGLNARLSTDTLGVQARKQEALMQDYKIYAALAYARANQLNRVMIDSPRARLGIIASGKSYLDVLEALSELGIDEAFAAEIGLRLFKVSMPWPLEPEGVREFAQGLDEILVVEEKRQMVEYQLKEQLYNWRDDVRPRVIGKFDEKGEWVAPRGEWLLTSKADFSVAQIARVIAARIARFHTSDLIKARLAFLDAKDAVLTKAVNTPPRPAYYCSGCPHNTSTRVPEGSFALAGIGCHVMATAIYPEFNKLTTHMGGEGAPWIGQAPFSKVPHVFANLGDGTYFHSGYLAIRAAVAAKVNITYKILYNDAVAMTGGQPVDGTISVPMIAQQMAAEGVQRIALVSEDIARYAERTQLPSIVSVHDRQQMDAVQRELREWPGVSVIIYDQTCAAEKRRRRKKGQLPDPDERLFINSAVCEGCGDCGTQSNCTAILPLETELGRKRVIDQSSCNKDYSCVKGFCPSFVTVTGGKLKKSRTGTTRQGAEYDFGPLPQPVLPSCDTPFNILINGIGGTGVITIGALMGMAAHLEGKGVSVLDMTGMSQKNGSVTSHVRIAARREAIGAQRIATGEADLVLGCDMLTAGAFDAISKMRPGRTRAVVNLHQQPPGQFARNPDWQFPLEEVKALIIESVGQQADFIDATRLATALMGDAIATNLFMLGYAWQRGELPLTEAALLRAIELNGVAVQANQSAFGWGRRAAVDLLKVENIAVPAQPVVLHMPLSLEQWIKRSVALLTDYQDAAYAAQYAEVVEAVHAAEAPLGSDKLSMTVARQLSRLMAYKDEYEVARLYTNGQFQQALAQQFEGDFTLSFHLAPPVLARKDGQGHLLKARYGGWMMTAFKLLARMKGLRGGVLDVFGRTAERRMERALIVQYRSLVLGLLPRLTTDNLPTAIELAQLPQLVRGYGHVKQQAVEHMHARQASLLAAFERAGQPSVEAAA